In the genome of Cryptomeria japonica chromosome 8, Sugi_1.0, whole genome shotgun sequence, one region contains:
- the LOC131067072 gene encoding LOB domain-containing protein 30-like, whose product MAARGGGAPCGACKFLGRKCVEGCVFAPYFQTEELGAAHFAAIHKIFGTSNFSKLLHSIPSDQERFDAVVSISYEAQARLQDPVYGCVSHISALQQQVAHLQGELAFIRGRMTTFCFPPMKRVHLSPSTRTTTITIPSFQPSK is encoded by the exons ATGGCGGCAAGAGGAGGCGGAGCACCATGCGGAGCTTGCAAGTTTCTGGGAAGAAAGTGTGTAGAAGGTTGCGTATTTGCCCCTTACTTTCAAACTGAGGAATTGGGTGCAGCTCATTTTGCTGCAATACATAAGATCTTTGGTACAAGTAACTTCTCTAAGTTGTTGCACAGCATTCCATCGGATCAAGAGCGATTTGATGCGGTTGTAAGCATATCTTACGAAGCCCAGGCTCGCCTTCAAGATCCTGTTTATGGCTGTGTTTCACACATCTCTGCTCTTCAACAACAG GTTGCACATTTGCAAGGAGAGCTGGCTT TCATCAGGGGGCGTATGACAACATTTTGTTTTCCCCCGATGAAAAGGGTTCATCTTTCCCCAAGTACCAGAACGACCACCATTACGATCCCCTCGTTCCAGCCCAGCAAATGA